From one Lysinibacillus sp. G4S2 genomic stretch:
- a CDS encoding DUF4181 domain-containing protein, producing the protein MTSFKDKLDKELGEAPRFSRQLQERILQNVNQQNKQSSRWQYPTIIIGTVVTLLFLILIGPWKQVDTAKHATIVELVQHEDIKQFNIAQNWKEDTFRAGRTGWNLGQKGYKEGMETKLLANALQKSVVSQKDNNYFSYSDVWVEFDNGQVVQLKMYLYDGQLGFIDQHTNIFYKVKDDNAASAFIALMQKREKDISFGEMFTFIITALFLGWLLEKTIQKKYSIPKEPKYINRSHQRTTFIFKCLQTAALILFNINDWFLYTVAICGFLAISTLSSIMIEYYYGREEKRHYVSIGSFILLVPLIIVLIIYFS; encoded by the coding sequence ATGACGTCTTTTAAGGATAAACTGGATAAAGAGCTTGGAGAAGCCCCGCGTTTCTCACGACAATTGCAGGAGCGTATTTTGCAAAATGTAAATCAGCAAAATAAGCAATCTAGTAGGTGGCAATATCCAACGATTATTATTGGGACAGTCGTGACTTTACTCTTTTTGATTTTAATTGGCCCATGGAAGCAAGTAGATACTGCTAAGCATGCTACCATTGTGGAACTTGTGCAACATGAAGATATTAAACAATTTAACATTGCACAAAATTGGAAGGAAGATACCTTTAGGGCTGGAAGAACTGGCTGGAATTTAGGACAAAAAGGTTATAAAGAAGGTATGGAAACAAAGCTCCTTGCCAATGCACTTCAAAAGTCAGTCGTATCGCAGAAGGATAATAATTATTTTTCATATAGCGATGTATGGGTGGAGTTTGATAATGGGCAGGTTGTACAGCTAAAAATGTACTTATATGATGGGCAATTAGGTTTTATCGATCAACACACAAATATCTTTTATAAAGTGAAAGATGACAACGCTGCGTCAGCTTTTATTGCTCTTATGCAAAAAAGAGAAAAAGACATTAGTTTTGGTGAGATGTTTACTTTTATAATAACTGCTCTCTTCTTAGGGTGGCTATTAGAAAAAACTATTCAAAAAAAGTATAGCATTCCAAAGGAGCCGAAATATATAAATAGAAGCCATCAACGTACAACGTTTATTTTTAAATGTTTACAAACAGCAGCTTTAATTTTATTTAATATAAATGATTGGTTTTTATATACAGTGGCAATATGCGGATTTTTAGCTATTTCCACGTTAAGTTCTATTATGATTGAATATTATTATGGGCGGGAAGAAAAAAGGCATTATGTATCGATAGGTTCATTTATTCTACTAGTGCCACTAATAATTGTATTGATCATTTATTTTTCATAA
- a CDS encoding sigma-70 family RNA polymerase sigma factor, with the protein MNEHLAKIMDEHGEYCLRVAYLYVKDWAIAEEIVQDVFFAYYRQQERFEQRSSLKTYLVKITVHKSHDYLRSWKNKRHILFEKLHIGVSKRTPEKDVLEKDERRILTTALFELPIIYREVIILYYYQELKVREIAEVLMCTENTVKTRLRRARQILLEKLDKNHWEVLEDDVF; encoded by the coding sequence TTGAATGAGCATTTAGCAAAAATTATGGATGAACATGGTGAATATTGTCTTCGAGTAGCTTATTTATATGTTAAAGACTGGGCTATTGCAGAGGAAATCGTCCAGGATGTATTTTTTGCCTATTATCGTCAGCAGGAGCGCTTTGAACAACGATCCTCACTAAAAACATATTTAGTAAAAATAACAGTACATAAAAGTCATGACTATTTACGAAGCTGGAAAAATAAGCGCCATATTTTATTTGAAAAACTGCATATTGGAGTTAGCAAAAGGACGCCTGAAAAAGATGTACTTGAAAAGGATGAGCGAAGAATTTTGACAACGGCATTGTTTGAGCTTCCGATTATCTATAGAGAAGTAATCATTCTTTATTATTATCAAGAATTAAAGGTTCGAGAGATAGCAGAGGTTCTTATGTGTACAGAAAATACTGTGAAAACAAGACTGCGTAGAGCTAGACAAATATTGCTGGAAAAACTGGATAAGAATCATTGGGAGGTGCTAGAAGATGACGTCTTTTAA
- the leuS gene encoding leucine--tRNA ligase: MSFNHQQIEKKWQQYWADNKTFKTENETEKPKFYALDMFPYPSGAGLHVGHPEGYTATDILSRFKRMQGYNVLHPMGWDAFGLPAEQYALDTGNDPAEFTAKNIATFKRQIQELGFSYDWDREINTTDPEYYKWTQWIFIQLYKKGLAYVDEVAVNWCPALGTVLANEEVIDGKSERGGHPVERRPMKQWMLKITAYADRLIDDLEEVDWPESIKDMQRNWIGRSEGAEVTFNIDGTDENFTVFTTRPDTLFGATYCVIAPEHKLVDQITTAEQRQVVEAYLDKVKLKSDLERTDLAKEKTGVFTGAYAINPINGKKMPIWVADYVLVSYGTGAIMAVPAHDERDYEFATEFGLEIIPVLEGGDISKEAFTGDGKHINSDFLDGLNKEDGIAKAIQWLEEKGVGEKKISYRLRDWLFSRQRYWGEPIPMIHWEDGTTTPVPESELPLVLPKTDNIRPSGTGESPLANIAEWVNVVDPETGKKGRRETNTMPQWAGSSWYFIRYIDPTNKEAIADPELLKRWLPVDIYIGGAEHAVLHLLYARFWHKVLYDLGVVHTKEPFHKLFNQGMILGEGNEKMSKSKGNVVNPDEIISSHGADTLRLYEMFMGPLEASVAWSTNGLDGARRFLDRIWRLFINEEDGTIAAKIQASDDKTLEKSYHQTVKKVTEDYEGIRFNTAISQMMVFINDCYKADVIPTVYAEGFVKMLAPMVPHVAEELWQVLGHDATLSYEQWPTYDESKLVDDEVEIAVQVAGKVRAKIVVAKDASKEEIEKVALADDKVQEYMAGKNLVKIIVIPGKLVNIVVK, from the coding sequence ATGAGTTTTAATCATCAACAAATCGAAAAAAAGTGGCAGCAATATTGGGCTGATAATAAAACGTTTAAAACTGAAAACGAAACAGAAAAACCAAAATTTTATGCGTTAGACATGTTCCCATACCCATCTGGTGCTGGTCTTCATGTAGGACATCCAGAGGGCTACACAGCGACAGACATCCTTTCACGCTTCAAGCGTATGCAAGGCTATAACGTCCTACATCCTATGGGCTGGGATGCATTCGGTTTACCTGCAGAGCAATATGCACTTGATACAGGAAATGACCCAGCAGAATTTACAGCGAAAAATATTGCGACATTTAAGCGTCAAATTCAAGAGCTAGGCTTTAGCTATGACTGGGATCGTGAAATTAACACGACAGACCCAGAATATTATAAATGGACACAATGGATCTTTATCCAACTTTATAAAAAAGGCTTAGCCTATGTAGATGAAGTAGCTGTAAACTGGTGTCCAGCACTTGGAACAGTACTTGCAAACGAAGAAGTTATTGATGGAAAGTCAGAGCGTGGTGGTCACCCTGTAGAACGTCGTCCGATGAAGCAATGGATGCTTAAAATTACTGCCTATGCTGATCGTTTAATCGATGACTTAGAGGAAGTTGATTGGCCAGAGTCTATTAAGGATATGCAACGTAACTGGATTGGTCGTTCGGAAGGTGCAGAAGTAACATTTAATATAGATGGCACAGATGAAAACTTCACAGTGTTTACAACTCGTCCTGATACATTATTTGGTGCTACATACTGTGTTATTGCACCTGAGCATAAATTAGTGGATCAAATTACAACTGCTGAACAACGACAAGTTGTTGAAGCTTATTTAGATAAAGTAAAATTGAAATCTGATTTAGAACGTACAGATTTAGCGAAAGAAAAAACAGGCGTATTCACAGGTGCCTATGCAATTAATCCGATTAATGGCAAAAAAATGCCGATTTGGGTTGCGGACTACGTTTTAGTATCATACGGTACTGGTGCTATTATGGCGGTTCCAGCACATGATGAGCGCGACTATGAATTCGCGACAGAATTTGGTTTAGAAATTATTCCTGTCCTTGAAGGTGGAGACATTAGCAAAGAAGCCTTCACAGGTGATGGTAAGCACATTAACTCTGACTTCCTTGATGGCTTAAACAAAGAAGATGGTATTGCTAAGGCAATTCAATGGCTTGAGGAAAAAGGAGTAGGTGAGAAGAAAATTTCTTATCGTCTTCGCGACTGGTTATTCTCTCGTCAACGTTACTGGGGTGAGCCAATTCCTATGATTCATTGGGAAGATGGTACAACGACGCCAGTACCAGAATCAGAATTACCATTAGTACTACCAAAAACAGATAATATTCGTCCTTCAGGTACGGGTGAATCTCCGTTAGCGAACATTGCTGAATGGGTAAATGTTGTTGATCCTGAAACAGGCAAAAAAGGTCGTCGTGAAACGAATACGATGCCACAGTGGGCAGGTTCTAGCTGGTACTTCATTCGTTATATTGACCCAACAAATAAAGAAGCAATCGCAGATCCTGAATTACTAAAACGTTGGTTACCAGTTGATATTTATATCGGTGGGGCAGAGCATGCAGTATTACACTTACTATACGCTCGCTTCTGGCATAAAGTACTATACGATTTAGGTGTTGTACACACGAAAGAGCCATTCCATAAATTATTTAACCAAGGGATGATTCTAGGTGAAGGTAATGAGAAAATGTCTAAATCAAAAGGCAATGTCGTTAATCCTGATGAAATCATTTCTTCACACGGTGCTGATACTTTACGTCTATATGAAATGTTTATGGGTCCACTTGAAGCATCTGTTGCATGGTCAACAAATGGCTTGGACGGAGCACGTCGCTTCTTAGATCGTATTTGGCGTCTATTTATCAATGAAGAAGATGGAACAATTGCTGCGAAAATTCAAGCTTCTGATGACAAAACGCTTGAAAAATCATACCATCAAACTGTGAAAAAAGTGACAGAGGATTATGAAGGTATTCGCTTTAATACAGCTATTTCACAAATGATGGTATTCATTAACGATTGCTACAAAGCGGATGTTATTCCAACAGTTTACGCAGAAGGCTTTGTGAAGATGTTAGCGCCAATGGTTCCACACGTTGCAGAAGAGTTATGGCAGGTATTAGGTCATGATGCTACACTTTCATATGAGCAATGGCCAACATATGACGAGTCTAAACTTGTTGATGATGAAGTGGAAATCGCAGTTCAGGTTGCCGGCAAAGTACGTGCCAAAATCGTCGTAGCAAAAGATGCTTCAAAAGAGGAAATCGAAAAAGTAGCACTTGCAGATGACAAAGTACAAGAGTACATGGCAGGCAAAAACTTAGTGAAAATAATTGTTATCCCAGGTAAGCTTGTTAACATCGTAGTTAAATAA
- the sulP gene encoding sulfate permease, which produces MKSLFTGRYEGYSIHHLKKDLISGTIVGIVALPLAMSFAIASGVKPEYGIYTAVIAGILISIFGGSKYQIGGPTGAFVPILLGIVISYGYENLLIAGLMAGIILCLMGIFKLGSLIKFIPRPVTIGFTAGIAVTIFTGQIANFLGLKNIKSHEYFIDNIKEIFTHINTTSFYSVLTAIISLVIILITPKVLPKVPAALAGIVVSTLVATIFFSGQVATIATAYGVIPNTLPDFAIPDITFERIQLLIGPAFVIAMLGGIESLLSAVVADGMTNTKHNSNRELIGQGIANIVTPLFGGIPATGAIARTATNIKTGAASPMSGIIHGVFVLVTLLLLAPVASNIPLASMAPVLMVVAWNMSEQKHFAHILKLKSGDSLVLMITFLLTVFTSLTLAVEVGLVLAVVLFAKRMSEKLVVTKVLPDHTKENGKVQSHAVHQKRDCPQISIYTIEGPLFFGAAQTFEQAIISSVHQQQKVLILRMSKVPFLDSTGEANFGNVIRNFKAQGGTILVTGVQDELKIALQRNGLYDAIGENNFYPHTGEAITKSLSYLDTNKCIGCKHFAFRECQELSHNKGAVNNLTAPKCLIGED; this is translated from the coding sequence ATGAAGTCACTGTTTACAGGGAGATATGAAGGGTATTCTATTCATCACTTAAAGAAAGATTTAATATCAGGGACTATTGTCGGGATTGTGGCATTACCACTTGCGATGTCTTTTGCCATTGCGTCAGGCGTTAAGCCCGAGTATGGCATATATACAGCTGTTATTGCTGGTATACTTATTTCTATTTTTGGTGGGTCGAAATATCAAATTGGGGGACCTACAGGGGCGTTTGTGCCAATTCTGCTAGGGATTGTCATTTCGTATGGCTATGAAAACTTACTAATTGCTGGATTAATGGCCGGGATTATTTTGTGCTTAATGGGTATTTTTAAACTAGGTTCATTAATAAAATTTATCCCACGTCCCGTGACGATAGGTTTTACAGCTGGAATTGCTGTTACTATTTTTACAGGTCAAATTGCCAATTTCTTAGGTTTGAAAAATATTAAAAGCCATGAGTATTTTATTGACAATATAAAAGAAATTTTTACGCATATTAATACTACAAGTTTTTATAGTGTTTTAACGGCAATTATTAGTCTCGTCATTATATTAATAACACCGAAAGTTTTGCCTAAAGTACCTGCGGCGTTAGCGGGCATTGTTGTTTCTACACTTGTAGCAACAATCTTTTTTTCTGGACAAGTTGCCACAATAGCAACAGCCTATGGAGTAATTCCAAATACATTACCGGATTTTGCAATTCCAGATATCACATTCGAGCGAATTCAGCTACTTATTGGTCCAGCATTTGTGATTGCCATGCTTGGTGGAATTGAATCCCTTTTATCAGCGGTAGTAGCGGATGGGATGACAAATACGAAACATAATAGTAACCGAGAACTTATTGGTCAAGGGATTGCTAATATCGTAACCCCTTTATTTGGGGGGATTCCTGCAACGGGTGCTATTGCCCGTACTGCGACAAATATTAAAACAGGTGCAGCATCACCAATGTCAGGTATTATTCATGGCGTATTTGTATTAGTCACTTTATTATTATTAGCACCAGTTGCTTCAAATATCCCATTGGCAAGTATGGCGCCAGTTTTAATGGTTGTAGCTTGGAATATGAGTGAGCAAAAACATTTTGCGCATATCCTTAAATTGAAATCAGGAGATTCCTTGGTCTTAATGATTACGTTTCTACTGACTGTTTTTACAAGCTTAACATTAGCTGTAGAGGTGGGGCTTGTGTTAGCAGTCGTATTATTTGCGAAGCGCATGAGTGAAAAGCTTGTAGTAACAAAGGTATTACCGGATCATACGAAAGAGAATGGGAAGGTGCAATCACATGCTGTTCATCAGAAGCGTGATTGTCCACAAATTAGTATTTATACAATTGAGGGTCCGCTTTTCTTTGGCGCAGCCCAAACTTTTGAGCAGGCTATAATAAGTTCTGTTCATCAACAACAAAAAGTTTTAATACTACGTATGAGTAAAGTGCCATTTTTGGATTCAACGGGTGAGGCAAATTTTGGTAATGTCATCCGGAATTTCAAAGCACAGGGTGGCACCATTTTAGTTACAGGTGTGCAAGATGAATTAAAAATAGCACTGCAGCGCAATGGTCTATACGATGCAATTGGTGAGAATAATTTCTATCCGCATACGGGAGAAGCAATAACTAAATCTTTAAGCTATTTAGATACAAATAAATGTATTGGGTGTAAGCATTTTGCCTTCCGTGAATGTCAGGAATTATCTCACAATAAAGGGGCAGTAAATAATTTAACTGCTCCTAAGTGCCTGATTGGTGAAGACTAA
- a CDS encoding metalloregulator ArsR/SmtB family transcription factor → MEEGLQQFKADFFKALAHPLRIRILELLVDGKKSVNEIQSCLEKEGSAVSQQLSVLRGKNIVYGTKEGKKVYYSLSDPMIVELLSIAKDIFNNHLINTITRLEEMTINENEGDM, encoded by the coding sequence GTGGAAGAGGGCTTACAGCAATTTAAGGCGGATTTTTTTAAAGCTTTAGCACATCCATTACGAATCAGAATATTGGAATTACTAGTAGATGGCAAAAAAAGTGTCAACGAAATTCAAAGCTGCTTAGAAAAAGAAGGCTCTGCTGTCTCTCAGCAATTAAGTGTATTACGAGGGAAAAATATCGTGTATGGGACGAAAGAGGGTAAAAAAGTTTACTATTCTTTAAGTGATCCGATGATTGTTGAATTACTTAGTATAGCAAAAGATATTTTCAACAATCACTTAATAAATACTATTACAAGATTAGAAGAGATGACTATTAACGAAAATGAAGGGGATATGTAG
- a CDS encoding MFS transporter has protein sequence MPKSVWFLIIGMLVNTTGNSFLWPLNAIYLHDHLGKSLAMAGFVLMLNSAAGVMGNLLGGYLFDRIGGYKSIMFGIFLTIASLIGLTIWHGWPHYVWFLTILGFSGGIVFPGMFALAGTAWPEGGRKAFNAIYLAQNLGVAIGPALAGIVADYQFDYVFKVNLVMYMLFFFIALFTFKRFEEGSIAPKNVVSESKRIINKAPFYALLIVSSSSVLCWLAYSQWSATISSYTQDLGLGLKQYSLLWTINGLLIVLGQPLIAPLVKRWENKLKRQLVFGIVLIALSFGIIAFASDFKMFAAAMVVLTFGEMFYTPVLPTIANQLAPKGRQGFYQGIINSAATAGRMIGPLFGGIMVDQFGMIALVLILVIIVLFAIIPCLIYDYPLRKNKIVTD, from the coding sequence ATGCCAAAAAGTGTTTGGTTTTTAATTATTGGAATGCTGGTGAACACGACGGGCAACTCTTTTTTATGGCCTTTAAACGCCATTTATTTGCATGATCATTTAGGGAAGTCGCTTGCAATGGCTGGCTTTGTTTTGATGTTGAATTCTGCTGCCGGCGTAATGGGAAATCTATTAGGTGGTTATTTATTTGATAGAATAGGGGGCTATAAATCAATAATGTTTGGCATTTTTTTGACGATTGCCTCATTAATTGGTTTAACGATTTGGCACGGCTGGCCACATTATGTATGGTTCTTAACGATACTCGGCTTTAGTGGAGGTATCGTATTTCCTGGAATGTTTGCTTTAGCTGGAACTGCGTGGCCTGAGGGCGGACGGAAGGCCTTTAACGCAATTTATTTAGCTCAAAATTTAGGAGTGGCAATTGGACCTGCACTTGCTGGGATTGTTGCTGATTATCAGTTTGACTATGTATTTAAGGTCAACTTAGTCATGTATATGTTGTTCTTTTTTATAGCGTTATTTACTTTTAAAAGATTTGAAGAGGGTAGCATTGCACCGAAAAATGTAGTAAGTGAAAGTAAACGAATTATTAATAAAGCACCGTTTTATGCATTATTAATTGTAAGTTCATCCTCTGTATTATGCTGGCTAGCTTATTCACAATGGAGTGCAACTATTTCTTCCTATACGCAAGATCTAGGATTAGGATTGAAACAGTACAGCTTACTTTGGACGATTAATGGCCTGCTTATCGTTTTAGGGCAACCGTTAATTGCACCACTAGTGAAGCGTTGGGAAAATAAATTGAAGCGGCAATTAGTATTTGGTATTGTCCTTATCGCATTATCTTTTGGAATTATTGCTTTTGCGAGTGATTTTAAAATGTTTGCTGCCGCCATGGTTGTGTTAACGTTTGGCGAAATGTTTTATACGCCCGTTTTACCTACCATCGCTAATCAGCTTGCACCAAAAGGACGTCAGGGCTTTTATCAAGGGATTATCAATAGTGCGGCAACAGCAGGTCGTATGATAGGTCCTTTATTTGGTGGTATTATGGTCGATCAATTTGGAATGATTGCACTTGTTTTGATTTTAGTAATCATTGTTTTGTTTGCGATTATTCCGTGTCTTATCTATGATTACCCTTTACGAAAGAATAAAATAGTGACAGACTGA
- a CDS encoding TIGR01212 family radical SAM protein (This family includes YhcC from E. coli K-12, an uncharacterized radical SAM protein.), with amino-acid sequence MTETNFPFPSDGKRYYTWNRYLREQFGHKVFKVALDAGFDCPNRDGTVAFGGCTFCSAAGSGDFAGNKVDPIEVQFAEIRDKMHQKWKDGKYMAYFQAYTNTHAPLPVLKEKFEAALAQEGVVGLSIATRPDCLPDDVVEYLAELNERTYLWIELGLQTVHEKTANLINRAHDYATYVEGVEKLRKHGIRVCSHIINGLPLEDYDMMMETAREVAKLDVQGIKIHLLHLLKGTPMVKQYEKGMLEFLDQEVYTKLVADQLEILPPDMVIHRITGDGPIDLMIGPMWSVNKWEVLNGIDAELERRGSWQGKFYKSEVAK; translated from the coding sequence ATGACAGAAACAAACTTTCCTTTTCCTTCAGATGGAAAAAGGTACTATACATGGAATCGCTATTTACGTGAGCAATTTGGTCATAAAGTTTTTAAAGTAGCACTGGATGCAGGCTTTGACTGCCCAAATCGTGATGGTACAGTTGCCTTTGGGGGCTGTACGTTTTGTAGTGCTGCAGGTTCTGGTGATTTTGCAGGCAACAAAGTTGATCCGATTGAGGTGCAATTTGCTGAAATTCGTGACAAAATGCATCAAAAATGGAAGGACGGCAAGTACATGGCCTACTTCCAGGCGTACACAAATACACATGCACCGCTACCAGTATTAAAGGAAAAATTTGAAGCAGCTTTGGCCCAGGAAGGTGTTGTTGGATTATCCATCGCAACTCGCCCAGACTGTCTGCCAGATGATGTAGTCGAATATTTAGCTGAATTAAATGAACGCACCTATTTATGGATTGAGCTAGGACTTCAAACTGTTCATGAAAAAACAGCAAATCTCATAAACCGTGCTCACGATTATGCAACATATGTAGAAGGTGTTGAAAAACTACGAAAGCATGGAATTCGCGTATGCTCTCACATTATTAATGGTCTTCCTCTTGAAGACTATGACATGATGATGGAAACAGCTCGCGAAGTCGCAAAGCTTGATGTTCAAGGCATAAAAATTCATTTACTGCACCTTTTAAAAGGTACGCCAATGGTGAAGCAATATGAAAAGGGTATGTTAGAATTTTTAGATCAGGAAGTTTATACAAAGCTAGTAGCAGATCAACTTGAAATTCTACCACCAGATATGGTTATTCATCGTATTACAGGCGATGGACCAATTGATTTAATGATTGGCCCGATGTGGAGTGTTAATAAATGGGAAGTATTAAACGGAATTGATGCTGAGCTTGAACGCCGTGGAAGCTGGCAAGGAAAATTTTATAAATCCGAGGTTGCCAAATGA
- a CDS encoding class I SAM-dependent methyltransferase produces MKLQRVLQYAQQLIKDTVEEGDTVVDATAGNGHDTLFLAQLVGDEGQVYAFDVQKSAVDATLHRLLDNGLEHRALVLHRGHEEIAKYVHKQVAAAIFNLGYLPGSDHDIITKPNTTIQAIQDLLKLLKIGGLIVLVIYHGHPGGKEERDAVIEYVSQLPQKYVHVLKYEFLNQQSDPPFVIALEKMKDDPLI; encoded by the coding sequence ATGAAGCTACAACGCGTTTTACAATATGCTCAACAGCTAATAAAAGATACAGTTGAAGAGGGCGACACTGTGGTGGATGCCACTGCTGGAAACGGTCATGACACTTTATTTTTAGCCCAGCTTGTCGGAGATGAAGGCCAAGTATACGCCTTTGATGTTCAAAAGAGCGCAGTCGATGCAACACTCCATCGTCTTTTAGATAATGGCTTAGAGCATCGTGCACTTGTTTTACATAGAGGGCATGAAGAAATTGCCAAATATGTACACAAGCAAGTTGCTGCTGCAATTTTTAATCTTGGTTATTTACCTGGTAGTGATCATGACATTATTACAAAGCCAAATACTACGATACAAGCAATTCAGGATTTGTTAAAATTGCTCAAAATCGGTGGTCTTATTGTCCTTGTCATTTATCACGGTCATCCGGGTGGCAAGGAAGAACGAGATGCAGTAATAGAGTATGTCAGTCAACTACCCCAAAAATATGTACATGTATTAAAATACGAGTTTCTAAATCAACAAAGTGATCCACCCTTTGTTATTGCTTTAGAAAAAATGAAAGATGATCCTTTAATCTAA
- a CDS encoding alanine/glycine:cation symporter family protein — MEAIVEKLNAILWGPWFIYGILLIGLFFSIITRFLQVRHIKDMFVLMFKGEKSEKGISSFQAMSIALSGRVGTGNIAGTATAIGMGGPGAVFWMWAIAFIGAATAYVESTLAQIYKEEKDTEYRGGPAYYIEKGMGQKWFAVIFAIAALAAMLILMPGVQSNAIATAVENAFNIDTWITGLIIAVLLGAIIIGGVKWIANAAQIIVPFMALAYILMALIIIAMNIKEVPAVIALIFSSAFGAQEIFGGIIGSAIAWGVKRGIYSNEAGQGTGAHPAAAAEVSHPAKQGIVQAASVYIDTLLICSATAFMILFTGMYNVQDEKAAEGTDSFIYTGEFNKDGLTGDEQITFAKSIKEGAAYTQYAVDSSLPGFGGPFVAIALFFFAFTTIMAYYYIAETNVAYLFSGGTEKVAIWIAKFAILIASFYGTIRTSDLAWAMGDVGLGLMVWINVLAILIIMKPAIVALKDYEKQKKEGKDPVFDPRKLGIKGADFWVDYNEKRKNK, encoded by the coding sequence ATGGAAGCAATCGTTGAGAAACTGAATGCCATTTTATGGGGACCGTGGTTTATTTATGGTATTTTATTGATTGGACTCTTTTTTTCAATCATTACACGATTCCTACAAGTAAGACACATTAAAGATATGTTTGTTTTAATGTTTAAAGGTGAAAAATCTGAAAAGGGGATTTCATCCTTTCAGGCGATGTCTATCGCACTATCTGGTCGAGTAGGTACAGGTAATATTGCCGGTACTGCTACAGCAATCGGGATGGGGGGACCTGGTGCTGTTTTTTGGATGTGGGCAATTGCCTTTATCGGTGCGGCGACTGCTTACGTTGAGTCGACGTTGGCTCAAATTTATAAAGAAGAGAAAGATACAGAATATCGTGGCGGACCCGCATATTACATAGAAAAGGGAATGGGGCAAAAGTGGTTTGCAGTTATTTTTGCTATTGCCGCATTAGCTGCAATGTTAATCTTGATGCCGGGTGTTCAATCGAATGCAATTGCGACAGCTGTTGAAAACGCTTTTAACATTGATACTTGGATTACAGGACTTATTATTGCCGTATTACTAGGTGCTATTATTATCGGTGGGGTTAAATGGATTGCCAATGCTGCACAGATTATAGTACCTTTCATGGCACTAGCTTATATTCTTATGGCTCTTATCATTATTGCAATGAATATTAAAGAAGTACCAGCTGTAATTGCATTAATTTTTTCTAGCGCATTTGGTGCGCAAGAAATCTTTGGTGGTATAATTGGATCTGCTATTGCATGGGGCGTTAAACGCGGAATTTATTCAAATGAGGCCGGTCAAGGGACAGGAGCGCATCCGGCTGCGGCAGCAGAAGTATCACACCCTGCTAAACAAGGAATCGTGCAAGCGGCTTCTGTATACATTGATACATTATTAATCTGTTCAGCTACAGCATTTATGATTTTATTTACTGGAATGTATAATGTGCAGGATGAAAAAGCTGCAGAAGGTACTGATTCATTTATTTATACTGGTGAATTCAATAAAGACGGATTAACTGGGGATGAACAAATAACATTTGCGAAAAGTATTAAAGAAGGTGCAGCATACACACAATATGCGGTTGACTCTTCACTACCAGGCTTTGGTGGCCCATTCGTAGCGATTGCATTATTCTTCTTTGCTTTTACGACAATAATGGCATATTACTATATTGCCGAAACAAATGTAGCTTATTTATTCTCAGGAGGTACAGAAAAAGTCGCCATTTGGATTGCGAAATTTGCTATTTTAATTGCTTCGTTCTACGGTACTATACGCACATCTGACCTTGCTTGGGCAATGGGAGATGTTGGACTTGGCCTCATGGTATGGATTAACGTTTTAGCCATTTTAATTATTATGAAACCTGCTATTGTTGCATTAAAGGATTATGAGAAACAGAAAAAAGAAGGAAAAGATCCTGTTTTTGATCCTCGTAAACTAGGAATTAAAGGTGCAGATTTCTGGGTAGATTATAATGAAAAACGTAAAAATAAATAG